A genome region from Trichoderma asperellum chromosome 7, complete sequence includes the following:
- a CDS encoding uncharacterized protein (EggNog:ENOG41) — MLADTMMPLDKVILGPTGKSVTRSYFTSLDMLVPRKTDIGTFDLNGGASQDANSQEYKYTLAMEYLRKAAPASAQKTNNDVKGSKDTLVKRGVPATTVDLYVEKQLNWSTARAKWDAARNEAIEARESRPDKQSAAAFSLRQKKLKSAQGELHARWMDWVVNGDKLKVDYCFALVDRDSIMARIERAKEATRDAMLTSIDGTEWAQVHFEPANWAKLCRDKAVAWRTRHPASPAHVQMQLDSLRSMKEAYNAYDAQLAQRAASGQPGGTAPTEFDINTAKFPDTNVPDITSKKEEIESKAPALQAAFKDWEAAKAEPTPDAEKVRRLQWKVAALENQETMRVVKEYNKPSISENKLQAAEKRLREAYNAMYTAEKKARSIPIIPGADKELVEKKDEWLKARTALTEAQTDETTAQLSASGAANLRTSIKSRITSLNSEIQRLEGRLAGNNPPDMIVGVEGDKEGPIEKSKPDTSGGAVGSGRGDSGTADVWTDIAFTVSAQSDDHKLEEHGMSGAFHAEAQTWYAAVKAESSFSKNDKTINDFMSKCTISGSFSAMVVSIKRPWLHAELFQDFDIDIPAGTFLSPGAKTIKYWVENGDNEYNGYVRTNYGKFPAYPTAFIVAADANLSFKSTQSAAEEALKVLQTDSSLEASFGSWNISGGAGAKIKTNDKSASQHMEVKDGALQISFQAPQIIGWVSEVLPELPRGDIPKAGGLHGAPVRGYRANM, encoded by the exons ATGTTGGCTGACACTATGATGCCGCTTGACAAGGTCATT TTGGGTCCTACGGGCAAAAGTGTCACCCGCAGCTACTTCACGTCCCTGGACATGCTGGTGCCTCGCAAGACCGACATTGGCACCTTTGACCTCAACGGGGGAGCCTCCCAAGATGCCAACAGTCAAGAGTACAAGTATACTTTGGCTATGGAATACCTTCGTAaagcagcgccagcctctGCCCAGAAAACCAACAATGATGTGAAGGGATCCAAAGACACACTCGTCAAACGCGGCGTCCCTGCTACAACGGTTGACTTGTACGTCGAGAAGCAGCTGAACTGGTCCACGGCCCGCGCCAAATGGGACGCCGCTCGAAACGAAGCCATTG AGGCCAGGGAATCACGCCCAGATAAGCAGAGCGCTGCCGCGTTCAGTTTGCGAcagaagaagttgaagagt GCTCAAGGCGAGCTTCACGCTCGTTGGATGGACTGGGTTGTCAATGGTGATAAGCTCAAGGTTGACTACTGCTTCG CACTTGTCGATCGTGACAGCATCATGGCTCGTATCGAGAGAGCCAAG GAGGCAACGCGAGATGCGATGCTCACCAGCATCGACGGCACTGAATGGGCCCAAGTCCACTTTGAGCCAGCAAATTG GGCAAAGCTATGCCGGGACAAAGCGGTGGCATGGCGCACACGGCATCCAGCGAGCCCCGCGCACGTACAGATGCAGCTGGATAGCCTGCGCTCGATGAAGGAGGCTTATAATGCCTATGATGCC CAATTGGCACAACGTGCCGCAAGCGGCCAGCCTGGAGGGACTGCACCTACAGAGTTCGATATCAACACGGCCAAATTTCCCGATACAAACGTACCGGACATTACatccaaaaaggaagaaatcgAATCCAAGGCCCCTGCCTTGCAAGCAGCATTCAAAGATTGGGAagctgccaaggccgagCCGACCCCTGACGCGGAAAAAGTGAGAAGACTGCAATGGAAGGTCGCCGCGCTGGAAAACCAAGAGACGATGAGAGTGGTGAAGGAGTACAATAAACCATCAATTTCAGAAAACAAGCTGCAGGCTGCAGAGAAGCGCCTGAGAGAGGCCTATAACGCGATGTATACCGCTGAGAAGAAAGCCAGGTCGATTCCGATAATCCCGGGGGCGGACAAGGAGCTCGTCGAGAAGAAAGACGAGTGGCTCAAGGCGAGAACAGCGTTGACTGAGGCACAGACGGACGAGACTACAGCCCAACTCTCAGCCAGCGGAGCAGCCAACTTGCGAACGTCGATCAAGTCTCGGATTACATCCTTGAACTCGGAGATTCAGCGTCTAGAAGGTCGCTTGGCTGGAAATAATCCTCCAGACATGATCGTCGGGGTAGAGGGTGACAAGGAGGGACCCAttgagaagagcaagccaGATACCAGCGGTGGTGCCGTTGGCAGTGGCCGTGGCGACTCGGGCACAGCCGACGTGTGGACCGACATTGCCTTCACCGTGAGCGCCCAGAGCGACGACCACAAGCTAGAAGAGCATGGCATGTCGGGAGCCTTCCACGCAGAAGCTCAGACGTGGTACGCCGCCGTCAAGGCGGAGTCGAGCTTCTCCAAAAACGACAAGACCATCAACGACTTCATGTCAAAGTGCACCATCAGCGGCTCATTCTCCGCAATGGTCGTTAGCATCAAGAGGCCATGGCTGCACGCCGAGCTGTTCCAGGACTTTGACATTGACATTCCGGCGGGCACATTCCTGAGCCCCGGGGCCAAGACCATCAAGTACTGGGTGGAAAACGGCGATAACGAATACAACGGCTACGTGCGAACCAATTACGGAAAGTTTCCTGCGTATCCAACGGCCTTTAtcgttgctgctgatgcgAATCTGTCCTTTAAGAGCACCCAATCTGCGGCAGAGGAGGCGCTCAAGGTGCTGCAGACTGACAGCAGTTTAGAGGCGAGCTTTGGGAGCTGGAACATAAGCGGAGGTGCTGGGGCAAA GATCAAAACAAACGACAAGAGTGCCAGCCAGCACATGGAGGTCAAGGACGGGGCGTTGCAAATATCCTTCCAGGCGCCGCAGATTATCGGGTGGGTGAGTGAGGTCCTGCCTGAGCTTCCACGCGGAGATATTCCAAAGGCTGGTGGTCTCCACGGAGCGCCTGTGAGGGGATACCGTGCCAACATGTAA
- a CDS encoding uncharacterized protein (EggNog:ENOG41), which produces MDSISEPLPLKRQNAGSLDRDISDIICMLYPHSDTARVDVQQLLKAESPFLAVWDDWPSQFQSDPAIYGNHAIILRLSSQVHSPAAGFIFGRNPGRCDIVFTNDPLRRISNIHFRIYVNEHGTVMIEDLSTNGTFINDCHLKRTHKYKDPTKKPIVKWMLTSGSIIHLYLHNEMENLAFRVRIPRRNDEYMDAYQRKVDHYFLRHNLLPEPVETIVAGPGGHVDSESPTTAKIGVSSTEKVLEKLFYLTQDIQTNITAPPTDSGYGSTFAAESKLGMSMRHTDIKQSTQEIADHDISDTATEYSDESRSTFSKKRSFIWELANELFKNISSLNVDEMTQARVSNILPELLQAFALKVGYGAKTQMHRDVMAFVHRHRREIATEFADIGFKDSDDSNLKKRRAEGMSWQDRTSLWFEKTSFETEESPEEPVQSTTRDDEALEDDVPDEYGEVPESWLIAYRKLLTGSSAYEELLARLQREFYLVPAELNIMGEIRGRIISSLPSPHKVSRRISPRSCHAIFQLDWDIIDFFNTQGYLKESYEVFEGVITITGSCQDAQAATCAQYIKQTWPFIGEIVIRLVKDVLKGASHVYLLPDRTAITAWIDTPKFMLEVYGVSVSIAEIGELFSWLGAALRTSPRHNGLMYCVPNVRNIDSNTALLTHIMTPPSSTLVIYEIKFAMNIAPRSLPAANGQCWHDIFRNPIIVGGYPIPQRLKWNTGLEIPLNIMAGLARTRRVNRFKEKVYIKGFSTMLVPTEKNTDMICWHLIYNEDGDHISYLDDDQDQEQYIGQLDLENYRHVLGWCSEAKLYAGSAGARHPVTHSRLPKPHTGCALSGVSVSEGKMILNGPEFCIGAKDTPVYISRKGNIRRLKWISTKFILLWDERDKRGWLINGTTALLHIIRAFLSHAKEDNFKSAFYFKDEDLQEAETPFTADSAIAVLLNPHNRRLKLYEEDDDDDDDEYLFKTQIDHFYNLLEKLIDHQADIAGDCGTKLSNNPRRYLEGWDFEDVAKECPTLYPRVATIADAGKGWVDFIRAIHAVTLVGRGFGDIIKPVGRSQCDSWATLPTKRYYIASCVSDLDRLLKLAGCHQDGHAMLCDNMIYHTPASVYMSCQCRGTLGQKHCEPVRTIIPSSMSMDVPFINHPSQSRDLGAVILGYNSHFPLIWGDTGPPQQGELMEKEPSPKAIKENVDSGFGSNSIVSEIESPSIPQSTPETQYSARPRDLYPERAKKLVQNLTIPADSETNSWKQYAVGIICPLAKELKAVLALFDNNHCSPSPESEDSDIYFLGDMAGHWVVATCLPATEYGTNSAAATAANLKSRFSSIRFCLLVGIAGGVPSEEKDIRLGDVVVSQPTGTSPGVIQYDLGKEEDGNHFRLTGSLQRPPRVLMRAISAMEANLEPPAGRLNKNLCIIADRFPEYKYPGQDLDITYQAACASCVLHQACLGSCSHIRQRVPRTTTTPMIHYGLVASGNRVIKNLTVRNQVAQEHGILCFEMEAAGVMNTVDCLVIRGISDYCDAQKNDIWQEYAAATAAAYAKLLLGFVPKTKRPGADSTERNGDMALTKKRKLDQ; this is translated from the exons ATGGACAGTATTTCCGAACCTTTGCCATTAAAGAGGCAGAACGCGGGCTCTTTGGATCGAGATATCTCAGATATTATCTGCATGCTATATCCGCATTCAGATACTGCGCGAGTTGATgtccagcagctgctcaaGGCCGAGTCGCCGTTCCTCGCTGTCTGGGACGACTGGCCGAGTCAATTTCAATCCGACCCCGCAATCTATGGCAACCACGCCATAATCCTGCGGCTATCAAGCCAAGTTCACAGCCCCGCGGCCGGCTTTATCTTTGGGAGGAACCCTGGTAGATGCGACATAGTCTTCACCAATGATCCGCTGAGGAGGATCAGCAACATCCATTTTCGCATATATGTCAACGAGCACGGCACTGTCATGATCGAGGATTTGTCTACCAATGGAACCTTTATCAACGATTGCCACCTTAAAAGGACCCACAAATACAAAGACCCTACCAAGAAGCCCATTGTCAAATGGATGTTGACCTCAGGATCAATTATCCATCTCTACCTACATAACGAGATGGAAAACCTTGCCTTTCGAGTCCGAATCCCGCGCCGCAATGATGAATATATGGATGCCTACCAGCGAAAGGTGGACCACTATTTCCTTCGACATAACTTATTGCCGGAACCAGTTGAAACGATTGTTGCAGGTCCTGGAGGCCACGTTGATAGCGAATCTCCCACTACAGCCAAGATAGGTGTTAGCTCTACTGAAAAAGTTCTTGAGAAACTCTTTTATTTGACCCAAGATATACAGACAAATATCACCGCGCCTCCCACGGATTCGGGATATGGGTCCACATTTGCAGCAGAGAGCAAACTTGGCATGTCAATGCGGCATACTGATATAAAGCAGTCCACACAAGAAATAGCTGATCATGACATTAGCGACACAGCTACTGAGTATTCAGATGAATCCAGAAGCACGTTTTCGAAGAAGCGGAGTTTTATATGGGAACTAGCAAATGAGCTGTTCAAAAATATTAGCTCATTAAATGTGGACGAAATGACCCAAGCAAGGGTCTCGAATATCCTACCTGAGCTGCTCCAGGCATTTGCGTTGAAGGTTGGTTATGGTGCTAAAACGCAAATGCATCGAGATGTCATGGCTTTTGTGCATAGGCATAGACG TGAGATCGCCACGGAGTTTGCAGACATTGGTTTCAAGGACTCGGATGATTCTAACCTAAAAAAGCGCAGAGCGGAGGGTATGAGCTGGCAAGATCGTACGAGTCTCTGGTTCGAAAAGACTTCATTTGAAACAGAGGAATCGCCGGAAGAGCCTGTACAATCAACGACaagagatgatgaagctctAGAGGATGATGTTCCAGACGAGTATGGAGAAGTGCCGGAGAGCTGGCTTATTGCTTACCGGAAGCTCCTTACAGGTAGCAGCGCGTACGAAGAGCTCCTCGCTCGATTGCAAAGAGAATTTTATCTAGTTCCAGCAGAACTAAACATTATGGGAGAGATTCGAGGAAGAATTATATCTTCGCTCCCATCGCCGCATAAAGTCAGTAGGAGAATATCGCCACGGAGCTGTCATGCCATATTTCAACTTGACTGGGATATCATTGATTTTTTCAATACTCAGGGGTATTTAAAAGAGTCTTACGAGGTATTTGAGGGcgttattactattactggGTCTTGTCAGGATGCCCAAGCTGCAACTTGTGCTCAATACATAAAACAGACGTGGCCCTTTATAGGAGAAATAGTCATTCGGTTGGTCAAGGATGTCCTCAAGGGGGCGAGCCATGTATATCTGT TACCCGATCGAACAGCAATTACGGCATGGATTGACACACCCAAATTTATGCTAGAAGTCTATGGAGTCTCAGTTTCCATAGCAGAGATTGGGGAACTGTTCTCTTGGCTTGGAGCTGCTCTGAGAACCTCTCCACGACACAACGGATTAATGTATTGTGTGCCAAATGTTCGCAATATTGATTCAAATACCGCGCTATTAACGCACATTATGACGCCGCCATCATCTACTCTTGTTATCTATGAAATCAAATTTGCGATGAACATAGCCCCCCGATCCCTACCAGCGGCAAATGGCCAGTGCTGGCACGATATTTTCAGGAATCCAATTATCGTAGGAGGGTATCCTATTCCTCAAAGACTTAAATGGAATACAGGTCTTGAAATTCCTCTTAATATTATGGCAGGACTGGCTCGGACTCGGCGGGTTAACCggtttaaagaaaaagtataCATCAAGGGCTTTTCAACAATGCTCGTTCCAACTGAGAAAAATACAGACATGATTTGCTGGCATCTAATCTATAACGAGGACGGAGATCATATATCCTACTTGGATGATGATCAGGATCAAGAGCAATATATTGGACAGCTAGATCTGGAGAACTATCGACATGTTTTGGGGTGGTGCTCGGAAGCAAAATTATATGCGG gttcGGCAGGAGCACGTCATCCTGTAACTCACTCGAGGCTCCCCAAACCTCATACAGGCTGTGCTCTCTCTGGAGTGAGTGTTTCAGAAGGAAAAATGATACTGAATGGTCCAGAATTCTGCATTGGAGCCAAAGATACACCGGTCTACATCTCTCGTAAAGGCAATATCCGGCGGCTGAAATGGATATCTACCAAGTTCATTCTTTTATGGGATGAACGCGATAAACGGGGCTGGCTAATCAATGGTACGACTGCTCTTTTACACATCATACGAGCTTTTTTGTCGCACGCAAAAGAGGACAACTTCAAGTCTGCGTTTTATTTCAAGGACGAGGACCTTCAAGAGGCGGAAACCCCCTTTACGGCCGACTCTGCCATTGCCGTGCTTCTTAACCCCCACAATAGACGACTTAAGCTttacgaagaagatgacgatgacgacgacgacgagtatctttttaaaactcAAATTGACCATTTTTACAAtttgctggagaagctcattGATCATCAGGCAGATATTGCTGGAGACTGTGGAACTAAATTGAGTAATAACCCGCGAAGATATCTTGAAGGATGGGATTTTGAAGATGTGGCGAAAGAATGTCCAACTTTATATCCACGAGTGGCCACTATAGCGGATGCTGGAAAAGGATGGGTGGATTTTATAAGGGCTATCCATGCTGTCACATTAGTCGGTCGAGGTTTTGGTGATATTATCAAGCCCGTTGGCCGAAGTCAATGCGATTCGTGGGCCACGCTTCCAACGAAGCGATATTATATCGCAAGCTGCGTTTCTGATTTGGACCGTCTCTTGAAGTTAGCCGGATGTCACCAAGATGGTCATGCTATGCTCTGCGATAACATGATATATCATACTCCGGCCTCTGTTTATATGTCCTGCCAATGCAGAGGTACATTAGGACAGAAGCATTGTGAGCCTGTTCGAACGATAATCCCGTCGTCAATGTCCATGGATGTACCTTTTATAAATCATCCAAGCCAATCCAGAGACCTGGGCGCAGTCATTCTTGGATATAATTCCCATTTCCCGTTAATCTGGGGAGACACTGGTCCTCCCCAACAAGGTGAACTTATGGAAAAGGAGCCTTCACCCAAAGCGATTAAGGAAAATGTAGATTCTGGTTTCGGCTCAAACTCAATAGTGTCGGAGATAGAGAGCCCCTCAATTCCTCAGTCAACGCCGGAAACTCAATATTCAGCCAGGCCTAGGGACCTTTATCCCGAGAGAGCGAAGAAACTGGTGCAAAATCTCACGATCCCAGCCGACAGTGAGACAAACTCCTGGAAGCAATACGCGGTAGGGATTATCTGCCCGCTAGCAAAGGAGCTTAAGGCAGTCCTAGCCCTCTTTGACAATAACCATTGTAGTCCAAGCCCAGAATCAGAAGATAGTGACATATACTTTCTTGGGGATATGGCTGGGCACTGGGTCGTCGCAACGTGTCTTCCAGCTACCGAATACGGAACCAATTCGGCTGCGGCCACAGCTGCTAATCTGAAGTCCAGGTTCTCTTCAATTCGATTCTGTCTCCTAGTTGGTATTGCAGGTGGTGTGCCCTCAGAGGAGAAAGACATTCGCCTTGGTGATGTGGTTGTCAGCCAGCCTACCGGTACCAGTCCTGGGGTGATTCAATATGATCTtgggaaagaggaagatggtAATCATTTCCGACTGACGGGTTCGTTGCAGCGCCCGCCGCGCGTCTTAATGAGGGCTATTAGTGCCATGGAGGCAAATCTGGAGCCACCAGCTGGCCGATTGAATAAAAATCTTTGCATCATTGCAGATCGCTTCCCAGAATATAAGTATCCAGGTCAAGACTTGGATATAACATATCAGGCCGCCTGTGCGTCATGCGTCTTGCATCAGGCATGCCTTGGATCTTGTTCTCACATACGGCAGCGCGTTCCACGTACGACAACTACACCCATGATTCACTATGGACTTGTAGCGTCGGGCAATCGTGTGATAAAGAATCTGACAGTCCGCAACCAAGTGGCACAAGAGCACGGCATCCTGTGCTTTGAGATGGAGGCCGCTGGGGTGATGAATACGGTGGACTGCCTGGTGATTCGCGGAATCTCCGATTATTGCGATGCTCAAAAGAACGACATCTGGCAAGAGTATGCGGCTGCCACGGCTGCAGCATATGCGAAGCTTTTGCTCGGATTTGTCCCCAAAACAAAACGTCCTGGTGCTGATAGCACGGAGCGAAATGGAGACATGGCACTAACtaagaaaaggaagcttGACCAATAG
- a CDS encoding uncharacterized protein (EggNog:ENOG41), translating into MQALQAQTYTYLENQNPHLLSTSVLQYGPIMLQLDETRTKPIRQWLARCREETSHNNCHPLAIQWPTTPGVQFRVIDIHRRCITVAPENCQYMALSYVWGAVDQPKLTVDMSDKLAEEGGLATIWPKMPQTVRDAIAFCDSLGEQYLWVDALCIMQDSPRDMRLSILRMRQIYAAAKCTLSAISASTASAGLSASFIADACTCPTADDLYGVIEASPWSSRAWCYQEKVLSHRMIFFTGRGLYMQCQSGVYSGTGASLPRENGRPRLDRYNTVGGMLSMNIREGDGLHSYLSAVEHYSSRITTKKIDKINAFQGILKMYKEVMDGVVSTFCFGLPTFAFDLAFCWRAEQHNPELRNLAFPSWSWLGWDHAVLFDRAMILSKTHTNQMFAPLDGSKQIDISSQAGPGFLEISKLRKPADSYRDPHGFGFPAAMNLFNREPNLRLNASIAKLSIASKPKGSNGLNNCYAVSPLPSSGTSLPLGYIWLHKKWREQQEALCTMDFMALAGKPDMQRPGKWIITMLMCLQVAKDHGFGGHVNEYERLQVMDCELGEEAWLKMGGSAKGWIKLG; encoded by the coding sequence ATGCAAGCGTTACAGGCTCAGACTTATACATATTTGGAAAATCAAAATCCACACCTGTTGTCGACATCTGTCTTGCAGTATGGGCCTATAATGTTACAACTTGACGAGACTCGCACGAAGCCTATTCGTCAGTGGCTAGCTCGATGTAGGGAGGAAACAAGTCACAACAATTGCCATCCTTTGGCAATTCAATGGCCAACTACTCCTGGAGTTCAGTTCAGAGTTATTGATATCCATCGACGCTGCATCACTGTCGCTCCAGAAAATTGCCAGTATATGGCATTATCATACGTATGGGGGGCAGTTGATCAACCAAAGCTGACGGTGGATATGTCAGATAAGCTTGCAGAAGAGGGCGGCCTTGCCACCATTTGGCCCAAGATGCCCCAAACAGTAAGAGATGCTATTGCGTTTTGTGATAGTCTTGGTGAGCAATACTTGTGGGTTGATGCGCTTTGCATTATGCAAGATTCGCCTCGAGATATGAGACTCTCAATTTTGCGTATGAGACAAATCTACGCTGCTGCAAAATGCACACTCAGTGCTATTTCAGCTAGCACTGCTAGTGCGGGATTATCGGCAAGCTTTATAGCTGATGCTTGCACTTGTCCAACGGCCGATGACCTATATGGAGTTATCGAGGCGTCACCGTGGAGTAGCCGCGCATGGTGTTATCAAGAAAAGGTCCTCTCACACCGCATGATCTTTTTCACTGGCCGTGGATTGTATATGCAATGTCAATCTGGCGTATACAGCGGAACGGGGGCATCTCTCCCTAGGGAGAATGGGCGTCCAAGGCTGGACAGATATAATACCGTGGGTGGGATGCTCTCTATGAATATCAGGGAGGGCGATGGCCTACATTCATATTTGTCTGCAGTAGAGCACTACTCTTCACGAATCAcgacaaagaaaatagaCAAGATAAATGCGTTTCAGGGTATACTCAAAATGTATAAAGAGGTGATGGACGGGGTCGTAAGCACGTTCTGCTTTGGCCTGCCCACTTTTGCATTTGATCTGGCATTCTGCTGGCGCGCCGAGCAACATAATCCTGAGTTGCGCAATCTTGCTTTTCCTAGCTGGTCATGGCTAGGCTGGGATCATGCTGTCCTCTTCGATCGAGCAATGATACTTAGTAAAACCCACACAAATCAGATGTTTGCTCCCTTAGATGGGTCTAAACAAATTGATATTTCCAGTCAAGCTGGTCCTGGCTTTTTGGAGATTAGCAAGCTTCGAAAGCCAGCAGATTCTTATAGAGATCCACACGGTTTTGGGTTTCCTGCAGCGATGAATCTTTTCAATCGTGAACCAAATTTGAGACTAAATGCAAGCATCGCGAAGCTAAGTATAGCCAGCAAACCCAAAGGCTCAAATGGTCTCAACAACTGCTATGCTGTCTCTCCGCTTCCATCGAGCGGTACGTCTCTGCCTCTTGGCTATATCTGGTTACATAAAAAGTGGCGGGAGCAACAAGAAGCCCTCTGTACTATGGATTTCATGGCTTTGGCGGGGAAACCCGACATGCAACGGCCTGGGAAGTGGATTATCACAATGCTTATGTGCCTTCAGGTTGCGAAAGATCATGGCTTTGGAGGGCATGTGAATGAATACGAAAGGCTGCAAGTTATGGATTGCGAACTTGGTGAGGAAGCATGGTTAAAAATGGGTGGATCGGCCAAGGGATGGATAAAACTTGGATAG
- a CDS encoding uncharacterized protein (EggNog:ENOG41) has translation MPYFKTSQEWLDHSVALLEARPSSTRVTTRYSIKPVKPRKQTTTTSSGDESTAPLDPKPPRGSLVLKTYDPASGVTLKYRTTKAAEVTRLMSAALGRLGKAMAGIQDVPEETMQDADAAVETPQGEQTPQQGAAAGGGGGGGGGKKKKKGKK, from the exons ATGCCATACTTCAAGACGAGCCAGGAATGGCTCGACCACTCCGTCGCTCTCCTCGAGGCTCGACCCTCCTCA ACCCGCGTCACAACAAGATACTCCATCAAGCCCGTCAAGCCCCGCAAACagaccaccaccaccagctcaGGAGACGAATCAACAGCTCCCTTAGACCCAAAACCCCCGCGCGGCAGCCTCGTCCTCAAGACGTACGATCCCGCCAGCGGCGTGACGCTCAAGTACCGCACCACAAAGGCCGCAGAGGTCACGCGCCTCATGTCCGCCGCGCTGGGACGCCTGGGCAAGGCCATGGCTGGCATTCAGGACGTGCCGGAGGAGACGATGCAGGATGCTGATGCGGCGGTGGAGACGCCGCAAGGAGAACAGACACCGCAGCAGGgtgccgctgctggaggaggtggcggcggcggtggtggaaagaagaagaagaagggcaagaaatGA
- the RNR2 gene encoding Ribonucleotide-diphosphate reductase (RNR), small subunit (TransMembrane:1 (o239-260i)): MAAELTPSKQAASAIDSFKIESPVKKINFNASDKENQPLDDAALESLAKQMDDNHKPTETVKVDKSETKPSVAATIKPDEVDEPILQENPQRFVLFPIKYHEIWQMYKKAEASFWTAEEIDLSKDLHDWNNRLNDDEKYFISHILAFFAASDGIVNENLVERFSGEVQIPEARCFYGFQIMMENIHSETYSLLIDTYVKEHSQRTYLFNAIETIPCIRKKAEWAIKWIQDKNSSFAQRLVAFAAVEGIFFSGAFASIFWLKKRGLMPGLTFSNELISRDEGLHTDFACLLHSHLKNRASKEIIRDIITDAVRIEQEFLTEALPCALLGMNANLMKQYIEFVADRLLVALGNEKIYKSSNPFDFMENISLGGKTNFFEKRVGEYQKAGVMNSTKKPVEAASAEESKGDNGGDFSFDDDF; the protein is encoded by the exons ATGGCTGCCGAACTCACCCCCTCCAAGCAG GCTGCTTCTGCCATTGACTCTTTCAAGATTGAGTCTCCCGTCAAGAAGATCAACTTCAACGCTTCCGACAAGGAGAACCAGCCTCTCGACGACGCCGCTCTCGAGAGCCTAGCCAAGCAGATGGACGACAACCACAAGCCCACTGAGACCGTCAAGGTCGACAAGTCAGAGACCAAGCCCAGCGTGGCTGCCACAATCAAGCCTGATGAGGTTGACGAGCCCATCCTGCAAGAGAACCCTCAGCGATTCGTCTTGTTCCCCATCAAGTACCATGAG ATCTGGCAAATGTACAAGAAGGCTGAGGCTTCCTTCTGGACCGCCGAGGAGATTGATCTGTCCAAGGATTTGCACGACTGGAACAACCGCCTGAACGATGACGAGAAGTACTTCATCTCTCACATCCTGGCCTTCTTTGCTGCCTCGGACGGCATTGTCAACGAGAACCTGGTCGAGCGTTTCAGCGGCGAGGTTCAGATCCCCGAGGCTCGATGCTTCTACGGTTTCCAGATCATGATGGAGAACATCCACTCCGAGACATACTCTCTGCTCATCGACACCTACGTCAAGGAGCACAGCCAGCGCACCTACCTCTTCAACGCCATTGAGACTATCCCTTGCATTCGCAAGAAGGCCGAGTGGGCCATCAAGTGGATCCAGGACAAGAACTCTTCCTTTGCCCAGCGTCTCGTtgcctttgctgctgttgagggTATCTTCTTCAGCGGAGCCTTTGCCTCCATCTTCTGGCTCAAGAAGAGAGGTCTCATGCCTGGTCTGACCTTCTCCAACGAGCTCATCTCTCGTGACGAGGGTCTGCACACTGACTTTGCTTGCCTGCTCCACTCTCACCTGAAGAACCGCGCCAGCAAGGAGATTATCCGTGACATCATCACTGATGCCGTCAGAATCGAGCAGGAGTTCTTGACTGAGGCTCTCCCTTGCGCTCTTCTGGGCATGAACGCCAACCTGATGAAGCAGTACATTGAGTTTGTTGCCGATCGTCTGCTTGTCGCTCTCGGAAACGAGAAGATCTACAAGTCCTCCAACCCCTTTGACTTTATGGAGAACATTTCTCTGGGCGGCAAGACCAACTTCTTCGAGAAGCGTGTCGGCGAGTACCAGAAGGCTGGTGTCATGAACAGCACCAAGAAGCCTGTTGAGGCCGCCAGCGCCGAAGAGTCTAAGGGTGACAACGGCGGCGACTTCAGCTTTGACGATGACTTTTAA